The Mucilaginibacter sp. PAMB04168 genome contains the following window.
GGATATAGACTGCTGCCAGAACGTACGGATAGCCAACTGCGCTGTAAATTCTCCCTGGGATGATGGCATTTGCTTAAAAAGTTCTTACGCTTTAGGCTACAACCGTGCCTGCGAAAACATCACGATCACCAACTGCAACGTAAGCGGGTTTGACCGCGGAACTTTTGCCGATGGCACCTACCAGCGTAAAGAAGCGCACCTGGTGCCCGACCATGAGGGCCCTACAGGTCGCATTAAATTTGGTACCGAATCGAACGGCGGTTTTAAGAACATTGCCATTAGCAACTGTACCTTTCAGTTTTGCCGCGGACTGGCACTCGAAACGGTTGATGGCGCCAGTTTAGAAGATATTACCATCACTAACATCACTATGCGCGATGTTGTGAACTCGCCTATATTTTTACGCCTGGGTGCCCGCATGCGCGGCCCCGCTGGTACACCAGTAGGTAGTTTAAAACGGATAATCATCAGCAACCTGATGGTGTACAATGCCGACTCACACTTTTCATCGCTTATAACCGGCATACCCGGGCATGATATTGAAGATGTGCAACTCAACAACATTCGCATTTACTACCGTCCGCTTGACTCGGCCACCAGCAAAATACAGCAAGTGGTACCTGAACACGAAAAGCTTTACCCTGAACCCGAAAAATTTGGCGTGTTACCCGCTTACGGTTTCTTTATCCGCCACGCTAAAAACATTAAGCTGAATAATGTGGAGGTAAGTTATTTAACTACCGAACCCCGTCCGCCGTTTATATTCAACGATGTGAAAGGCATTATCCTTAACCAGGTAAAAGCACAGGTACATGCAGGGCAGCCAATGTATAAGTTGAATAAAGTAAGTGGCTTCGAAATTTTGCCCGAGAAATGGTTTAACAAGAAACTGATTGAAGAAGTGAAGTAATTGCCCGCCATTGCACACTTTGACGTGGTATGTTGCAAAACCCTTTTTTGGTTGTACCCTTATAGTTTGAGTTGCTTAATTTAACCAGCACAATCTTAATATAAAACAAAAGACCCGAGCATATACCCAGGCCTTTTGCTAAACCAATCAAATTAAGGTATTACTTTACTTGTAAAGCAATATTTTCGCGGTTACTGTGGATAGTTTTAATCCATAGCACTTTGCTATTTTTATCATAATACCAGCCCGATGCATTTTGCAATGCATCAGCATCGCCGGCTTGTTTAATTGCCTGTCCGTTCTCGGTCACGCTGTTAGGCGCGGCTGTATCCCAACGTATTTTGGCTACATAAGCATGGCTGCCAGGAATAAACTTACCTTGCGGCTTATTAACCGTCAAAGTATATCCACTTGCTGTTAAGGCGCTGCTGATATGCGTTTGGCTATAATCACCTTGCTTATATTTTAGGCTTAGTCCGTCATCCTCATACAAATCAAAGCTCGATGCGGCTGATGGGAATATATCCAGCGTAATCACATCGGTAGCTTTTGCATCCATGTAATTCATTTCAGGCTGCATAGGGATAATGCTACCCGCTTTCACGTACAACGGCAACTTATCAAGCGGTGTTACTACATGAATGTATTGCTTGCCGGTATAAGTCTGCCCGGTCCAGTAATCTACCCAATTACCCTCGGGCAAATAAACGGTGCGGGTTTGGGCACCTTTAACCGTAACAGGGCAAACCATCATATTGTTGCCAAACAGGTACTGGTCGCCAATATCATACACATTAGGGTCGCTTTGATAATTTAACACCAAGGCGCGCATTAAAGGCATGCCTGTTTCATACTGATTATGTGCACTGCTATAGATGTAAGGTGTTAAACGGTAGCGCAGCTGGTCATACTTTTTAAAGTTAGCCAAACCTTCGGCTCCATAGTTCCAGGGTTCTTTATAACCCGGATGATCCATACCAAACACCATAGCCACCGGACTAAACATACCAAACTGCACCCAGCGGATATACAACTCAGGGTCGGCCGCATGCTCAAAACCGCCCATACAGTGCGACCAGTAGCCCACGCCAGATAAACCAACATTTAAACCTGCTTTAATAACCGGTGCAAAGTATTGCCATTCGCTTGGCCAGTCGCCGGCAAAAATGTATGGGTAACGTTGTATACCTGCATAACCTTCGCGGGTTTGGTTAACACCTCTAAAACCATTAAGCTCCTGAAACTTCAGATAAGGTGCTTTCGCATAAGCAATAGGAAACACATTATGCAGCTTCTCAATCTCTTTACCGGTTGGCCCAACTTTGTCACTTTCATTTGCCAGGTGACCAAAGGCGCTACCTTCATCAGTCTTTAGCATTTTAGCACCTATGGATGCAACCCGCATAACACCATTGTTCCACCACCAATCGGTGGCTTTCTGGTCAAAAAAATTAACGAACTCGCCCGGCTTACCGTTTTCAGGGTAAGTGTATCCTTTGGCACGGGCTTGGTCGAGAAGGTCATAAGTTTTACCGTTATCAAACCGTGGGCGCAAGTGCAGCCCCACAACTTTGTAATTGAGACCATATAAGGTATCAAACATGGCTTTGGGGTTTTTGAAGGTTTCGCGCCACTCAAAAGAAGTAGCGCCTTTACCACCCACCTTGCCAAAAATACGCCACGTTGAATCCAAAAATAAAATATCAACCGGAATGCCCATCTCACGCATTTTACGTGCCAGGGCAATTACATAAGCATCAGATGTTTGTTCCTCATGCCCCCATGTGCCGCCACTGTACGTACCCATATGCAAGCCGAAAGCAAATTTGGGCAACATAGGCGCTTTGCCCGTAATAGAAATATAGGATTTTAAAATACTCGGAAAATCGGGACCATACATAAAGTAGTAATCTAGCTGTCCGCCTTTGCTCGCAAAGCTGTATTGATCGCCGTTTTGGCTGCCCATATCCCAGGTGGTGGCGTTAGGTGTGTGTAAAAAGACACCATACCCACGGGTGCTCATAAAAAACGGAATGGGCGAATAGTTAGCCTCATTAATATTATAAGCACCAACCAGGTGGTTACCGTTAATACTTTTACCCCGACCTACATTTAAATTAAGCTTTTTGTTGCGCTGGTCAATAAAGTCCATACGCTCGCCAAAGCCGAAGAAGTGCTCATCGGCCTGCAGTTGCTTAGTACAGCCGGCCGACTCGCCTTTTTGCCAGGCGCCGTCCTGATCGGCTGAGAGCAGTTTGCCCGTCAAATTATAAACGCTTACCTTAAATGGCGAAGAATTTACTAATACCCTGATATTAGCTGTTGCCAGCTGTACACCGGTTTTAGTAGCAGTTGCTTTAACAGCTACATTAGGCCAGCTGTAGCTCTCCTGCATCAAAAACTCATCAGGCTCAAATTTGCCATTGTGGCTCATGCGCACCCTGAACATGGTTGGCGAGCAAAACTGCAAACGGATACTTTCGCCCCTGGCTTTAAACACGTACTCGCTACCATCCTTTACCAAACCTTTAACAGTTTGCGCTTTCAGGATAGTTGCAGGCAGGCAGATCATGGAACTACTTGCTAAAAACAGTAACTTATATAACGCTTTCATTACTTGCTCAATCGGTATACTTCACTACCGGCCAATAAAAAGCAGCCCAAACCATAATCCTCAAAATCGGGGATATGATCATAATTTACAGGTTGACCATCTTTTGGTTCTTTACCGGTGCCTTGTACAAAGCCCAGCATACCATCAGGGTGAAGGCAATCCTTAATCATGGCATTCCAGGCCTTGGTTACAATGGGCTCATATTTTTTCTTTTTTAAGATACCGTTATTAACCCCCCAGGCCATTCCGTAAGCAAATAATGCCGTACCGGTTAGCTCTTTACCACCATAATTGGTTGGATCCATTAAGCTAACGTTCCAGTAACCATCCTGACGCTGAAGGGGTACCAGTGCTTCTATCATGTCTTTATACATGTTTAGATATTCCTGGCGGTGAGGTGCATTTTTAGGCATCACTTCCAGCACACGTACCATGGCAGCTAATACCCAGCCATTACCGCGCGACCAGTAACAGTTGGCACCATTAGGCTCCTTGTACGGCGGCACAAAGTCTTTATCGCGCCACCATAGACGCTCTTGCGGGTTATATAAACCTTTGCCACCATGTACTGTTTTGGAGTAGTTATAGATATCGTACATTTTTTCGTAATACCGATTATCGTTATAAATAGCGCCCAGTTTAGCAAAAATGGGCATGGCCATTTGCAGCGCATCAATCCAATGCCAGTCGTCAACCTTATCGCTGGTAAGCATTAAATCAATGTTCTTTTTAATGGGTTCAATATAAGCCGGATTTTTATCCAGCTGATACATCTCAATGTAAGTTTGGCCACAGCACTGGTTATCAGCATTGCGCGTGTTCAGTCCGTCGCGTGGCTCCCATTTGTGGTGGTTGCCCCAATCAAGCGCATATTGGTAATATTTTTTCTTCGGGTCTATTTTATGCAAAGCCATCAGGCCTTCATAGTAAACGGCACGCGTCCAAAGGTTGCTGGTACGTACCCGGTTCACGTTTGTGGGCGTAGCCGGATCGGGCCATTTTTTCATGAAGTATTCATTGGCCAGTGCCATATCACTTACAATCTTGGTTTTAGCAGGCAGCTTTTGCGCATGTAAGCCTTTAAAAGGGGCCACCAGCAGCAGTCCTGCTATTACTGAATAGCCTATTTTACTTTTTAACATAATTATAATTTATGATAGATCTCAATTTCGTTAATGCCTAATATGGCTTTTTTATCCGGAATTACTGCGCCAGCGGCATCCTTTTTACCGGTTACCTCTACCAGTCCAAAGCCGTCTTTATCCGTGTTTGCACCTGCCAGTTCAACTGTTAAAGTGCTGCCCTGGGTTGATTTTACCGGCAGGGTTACATAGCCAAGGCTTTGCGTTGTTTCGCCCGAATACACTACTTTGCCATCAACTTTTATACGGATTGGATAACGGCGGTTACGCCAGTTATCCAGCTTCAAAGTTACCTCATCTACCCGCTCAGGCTTTGCAAAAGTGTATTTGATCCAGCCGTTTTGCAATTGACCATCACTGGCCCAGCTGGTTATTTCATTGTCGTCATAACTGCCGTTAGCTTTCTCATTGTTAGATCCTGCCGTAACGCTGGCAATATCGATAGCCTTGCGGCTTAAGGTATAAGATGGCCCTTGTGGCGTTGGTCCGCGTTTAAGGCTTCCCTTTAATGCACTAGCCGAAAAATAGGCAGTTAAACCATTATTTACTTGTACAGGCTTTGACGTTAGGTTTATGTTAGCACTTTTTAAACCATCGGCGCTAGCCTGCAGGGTTATTGCACCTGCTTGTGGTAACGAGCGCAGAATCACCCTGTTTACGCCACACTCTACCGGCAGGGTTTTAACTAAAATATAATTTCCGGGTCCTTGAGCCAAGCCTCCACGCCATTCTGCCGGGCCATTGAGGGTGAAGTTGATCATATTTAAAGCAGTTGGGCAGCGTTGTCCCTTGGCATCTACCACTTCAACGTCTACTAAAGCGAGGTCTGCCCCATCGGCCATTAAGCCAGTTGGGCTGGTGTGAGGTGTAAGCCTTACCGCCACAGGGTCACCAGCTGTTGTTAGCGTTTCTTCATTCAGTTTTTTGCCGGTTTTATCAAAGCTAATGGCTTTTAATTGGCCTGGCTGCCAGGCTATGTTTTTAAAGGTAAATACAAATTGGTTCGACTGCGTGCCATAGCCTAATGATTTGCCATTGAGTAATAGCTGAACCTTGTCGCCTGTAGAAATCACATAAACATCTTTTTTTATGCCTGATTTATAGTTCCAATGGCCTACTAAATGGATGCCGTTTTTATTAGGATCAACCCAGCCGTCCCAAACTACTTTATGGGTATAAAACCCATCTTTAGGGATACGCAAGGCGTCTACCTCGCCGCTGCGGCGGTAATTTTCCGTACCACGGAAATGCGTATTAGAATCAGAAAAGACAATATTTACGCCACCCGAGCTTACGCGCTTGCCCGTGCCCGGACGCTCGCGCCAGTAATCATACCAACGTACTGCATTTTCTACAGCGTGCGAGTCTTGATTACGATTATAATTAAAGCCGCTTTCCTGCTTATATTTTGGTCCGTCACCGTTTTTATGGAAGGGCGGCGAATACTCATCCCAGTATTTACGCAGCGCTTCATCACGCGAATACTCCATAGCCCAGAAAGGCATTTTAGCGCTTTTGTTAATGTAAAGCATCTCGCCACCATACTCGGCTACTTTGCTATCCAGCATCTCGCGCGAACCGGAGGCACGACCGCCATGCGGATCAAACTCATCACGTATGGCTTTCATATCTTTCATGTGCTCTTCGGTAATACCTTTATTACCCGACTCATAAAATACAATGCTGGGATTATTGCGGTTATAAACCATGGCATCGCGCATCACCTCCAGGCGATGCTCCCACCGGCGGTCTTTAGGGTCTCCCTCGGCATCCCCTGCTGGCATGGCTTGTATAAGGCCAACGCGATCACATGATTCTACATCTTGTTTTGATGGAGTTACGTGCATCCAGCGTACCAGATTGCCGTTGCTTTCTACCATCATCCCGTTACTGTAATCGCTTATCCAGGCAGGCACATCGGTGCCCAGCGCGGGCCACTCATTGGTGCTCCGTTGTGCATAACCATGCATCTGGATAACCCGGTCATTCAGTTTAACCATGCCGTTGCCAAACTCGGTCTTACGAAAACCGGTTTGCGTTTTCACCACATCTACTACAGCACCATCCACCTTAAGCACAGTGTATACATCATATAAATAACCGTACCCCCAACTCCAGAAATTTAGATTGGTAAGCGGAATATCGGCTTTCAGTATTTGTATTTGGCCTGGTGCTATTGTTGCTTTAGCGCCGGCAGCTGTCTTAATTATCTTACCGTCTCTATCGGCAACTATTACCTCAAGCTCTACGTTTTTAGGTGCTTCGTACTCGTTTTTAACCTGCGTTTCGGTAGTAACAACAGCTTTACGGGCAGCTACATCAAAATTGTGCGGGTATATATAAGTTCCGGTAGTTTTAAAAGACGAATAAAGCGGCAGCGTTTGGTAAAGCCTATCGGTTACGTACAGGTTTACATTTTTGTTGATGCCGCCGTAGTTGGCGTAAAAATTAGCGTTGTTCCACTGAAAGGTGCTATTGGTTGATTTTTCGCGGTAGTCCCAGCGGTTATCAACACGTACTGCAATTTCATTGTCGCCGGTTGGGTTCACCTTGTTGGTAATGTCAAACCCGAAGGC
Protein-coding sequences here:
- a CDS encoding glycoside hydrolase family 28 protein translates to MKKTALFFILIFITSTLFAQATWYNVRTYGARGDGQTLDTKAINQAIDAASAAGGGTVYFPAGNYLSISIHLESKITLRLEQGCTLIAADTGYDEPEPNPAGGNYQDFGHSHWHNSLIWGENLEDISIIGPGKIYGKGLTRSSFPKAGQGNKAIALKLCRNVMLKDFTLLYGGHFGLLATGVDHLTIDNVMMDTNRDGMDIDCCQNVRIANCAVNSPWDDGICLKSSYALGYNRACENITITNCNVSGFDRGTFADGTYQRKEAHLVPDHEGPTGRIKFGTESNGGFKNIAISNCTFQFCRGLALETVDGASLEDITITNITMRDVVNSPIFLRLGARMRGPAGTPVGSLKRIIISNLMVYNADSHFSSLITGIPGHDIEDVQLNNIRIYYRPLDSATSKIQQVVPEHEKLYPEPEKFGVLPAYGFFIRHAKNIKLNNVEVSYLTTEPRPPFIFNDVKGIILNQVKAQVHAGQPMYKLNKVSGFEILPEKWFNKKLIEEVK
- a CDS encoding TIM-barrel domain-containing protein, which encodes MKALYKLLFLASSSMICLPATILKAQTVKGLVKDGSEYVFKARGESIRLQFCSPTMFRVRMSHNGKFEPDEFLMQESYSWPNVAVKATATKTGVQLATANIRVLVNSSPFKVSVYNLTGKLLSADQDGAWQKGESAGCTKQLQADEHFFGFGERMDFIDQRNKKLNLNVGRGKSINGNHLVGAYNINEANYSPIPFFMSTRGYGVFLHTPNATTWDMGSQNGDQYSFASKGGQLDYYFMYGPDFPSILKSYISITGKAPMLPKFAFGLHMGTYSGGTWGHEEQTSDAYVIALARKMREMGIPVDILFLDSTWRIFGKVGGKGATSFEWRETFKNPKAMFDTLYGLNYKVVGLHLRPRFDNGKTYDLLDQARAKGYTYPENGKPGEFVNFFDQKATDWWWNNGVMRVASIGAKMLKTDEGSAFGHLANESDKVGPTGKEIEKLHNVFPIAYAKAPYLKFQELNGFRGVNQTREGYAGIQRYPYIFAGDWPSEWQYFAPVIKAGLNVGLSGVGYWSHCMGGFEHAADPELYIRWVQFGMFSPVAMVFGMDHPGYKEPWNYGAEGLANFKKYDQLRYRLTPYIYSSAHNQYETGMPLMRALVLNYQSDPNVYDIGDQYLFGNNMMVCPVTVKGAQTRTVYLPEGNWVDYWTGQTYTGKQYIHVVTPLDKLPLYVKAGSIIPMQPEMNYMDAKATDVITLDIFPSAASSFDLYEDDGLSLKYKQGDYSQTHISSALTASGYTLTVNKPQGKFIPGSHAYVAKIRWDTAAPNSVTENGQAIKQAGDADALQNASGWYYDKNSKVLWIKTIHSNRENIALQVK
- a CDS encoding sugar-binding domain-containing protein; translated protein: MQRKHLLTTLCAMMCLALQTSAQTTTRLPVARAKYNFNPDWKLYPGDTTGAEKPDFNDAGWKNVTLPHAFNEDDAFKKDIHDLTVGISWYRKKFQVPQGSAGKKLFLEFEGIRQAGEFFLNGKPLGLHENGIMAFGFDITNKVNPTGDNEIAVRVDNRWDYREKSTNSTFQWNNANFYANYGGINKNVNLYVTDRLYQTLPLYSSFKTTGTYIYPHNFDVAARKAVVTTETQVKNEYEAPKNVELEVIVADRDGKIIKTAAGAKATIAPGQIQILKADIPLTNLNFWSWGYGYLYDVYTVLKVDGAVVDVVKTQTGFRKTEFGNGMVKLNDRVIQMHGYAQRSTNEWPALGTDVPAWISDYSNGMMVESNGNLVRWMHVTPSKQDVESCDRVGLIQAMPAGDAEGDPKDRRWEHRLEVMRDAMVYNRNNPSIVFYESGNKGITEEHMKDMKAIRDEFDPHGGRASGSREMLDSKVAEYGGEMLYINKSAKMPFWAMEYSRDEALRKYWDEYSPPFHKNGDGPKYKQESGFNYNRNQDSHAVENAVRWYDYWRERPGTGKRVSSGGVNIVFSDSNTHFRGTENYRRSGEVDALRIPKDGFYTHKVVWDGWVDPNKNGIHLVGHWNYKSGIKKDVYVISTGDKVQLLLNGKSLGYGTQSNQFVFTFKNIAWQPGQLKAISFDKTGKKLNEETLTTAGDPVAVRLTPHTSPTGLMADGADLALVDVEVVDAKGQRCPTALNMINFTLNGPAEWRGGLAQGPGNYILVKTLPVECGVNRVILRSLPQAGAITLQASADGLKSANINLTSKPVQVNNGLTAYFSASALKGSLKRGPTPQGPSYTLSRKAIDIASVTAGSNNEKANGSYDDNEITSWASDGQLQNGWIKYTFAKPERVDEVTLKLDNWRNRRYPIRIKVDGKVVYSGETTQSLGYVTLPVKSTQGSTLTVELAGANTDKDGFGLVEVTGKKDAAGAVIPDKKAILGINEIEIYHKL
- a CDS encoding glycoside hydrolase family 88 protein — protein: MLKSKIGYSVIAGLLLVAPFKGLHAQKLPAKTKIVSDMALANEYFMKKWPDPATPTNVNRVRTSNLWTRAVYYEGLMALHKIDPKKKYYQYALDWGNHHKWEPRDGLNTRNADNQCCGQTYIEMYQLDKNPAYIEPIKKNIDLMLTSDKVDDWHWIDALQMAMPIFAKLGAIYNDNRYYEKMYDIYNYSKTVHGGKGLYNPQERLWWRDKDFVPPYKEPNGANCYWSRGNGWVLAAMVRVLEVMPKNAPHRQEYLNMYKDMIEALVPLQRQDGYWNVSLMDPTNYGGKELTGTALFAYGMAWGVNNGILKKKKYEPIVTKAWNAMIKDCLHPDGMLGFVQGTGKEPKDGQPVNYDHIPDFEDYGLGCFLLAGSEVYRLSK